One Aegilops tauschii subsp. strangulata cultivar AL8/78 chromosome 7, Aet v6.0, whole genome shotgun sequence genomic window carries:
- the LOC109785547 gene encoding flavonoid 3',5'-hydroxylase, translating to MQLAALCTDPFVLSCTLLCLLLHLALRHSLNRSSRLPPGPPGVPILGAMPFVGPAPHTGLAALARKYGPVMYLRMGTCGVVVASSPSAARTFLKALDARFANRPAVASAADITYGRQNMVFANYGPKWKLMRKLASVHLLGARAVADWASVRRDEAGRALRGMAEAAEAGRAVVVPEVLVCALANIVGQITVSKRVFDAQGDESSSYKEMIVSLLTGTGLFNISDFVPALSRLDLQGVQARLRRVHRQFDGLITKLLAEHAATAEQRAREGRLDFVDRLRASSKDGDGDGETITEVNIKGLIFDMFTAGTDTSSIIVEWAMAEMINNPSIMARAQEEMDHVIGRDRRIEESDIANLPYLQAICKEAMRLHPSTPLSLPHFSFEECEVDGHHVPANTRLLINIWAIGRDPAAWEDPLEFRPERFLSGPAANIDPMGNNFELIPFGAGRRICAGKLAGMVFVQYFLGMLVHAFEWRLPDGEEKVDMAETFGLALPKAIPLKAIVTPRLVPAAYT from the exons atgcaGCTCGCCGCTCTGTGCACCGACCCCTTCGTGCTCTCCTGCACCCTCCTGtgcctcctgctccacctagcgCTACGCCACTCCCTGAACCGCAGCTCCCGGCTCCCGCCGGGACCTCCTGGCGTCCCCATTCTCGGCGCCATGCCGTTCGTCGGCCCGGCCCCGCACACCGGCCTCGCGGCGCTGGCGCGCAAGTACGGCCCCGTGATGTACCTGAGGATGGGCACCTGCGGCGTGGTGGTGGCCTCTTCGCCGTCGGCCGCGCGGACGTTCCTCAAGGCGCTGGACGCGCGGTTCGCGAACCGGCCGGCGGTGGCCAGCGCGGCGGACATCACGTACGGGCGCCAGAACATGGTGTTCGCCAACTACGGGCCCAAGTGGAAGCTGATGCGGAAGCTGGCGAGCGTGCACCTGCTCGGGGCGCGCGCGGTCGCGGACTGGGCGAGCGTGCGCCGCGACGAGGCCGGCCGCGCCCTGCGCGGCATGGCGGAGGCCGCGGAGGCCGGGCGGGCCGTGGTGGTGCCGGAGGTGCTGGTGTGCGCGCTGGCCAACATCGTGGGGCAGATCACGGTGAGCAAGCGGGTGTTCGACGCGCAGGGCGACGAGTCCAGCAGCTACAAGGAGATGATCGTGTCGCTGCTGACCGGCACGGGGCTGTTCAACATCAGCGACTTCGTGCCGGCGCTGTCGCGGCTGGACCTGCAGGGGGTGCAGGCCAGGCTGCGCCGGGTGCACCGCCAGTTCGACGGGCTCATCACCAAGCTGCTGGCGGAGCACGCCGCGACGGCCGAGCAGCGCGCCCGGGAGGGCCGCCTCGACTTCGTGGACAGGCTCCGCGCCAGCAGCaaggacggcgacggcgacggtgagaCCATCACCGAGGTCAACATCAAGGGCCTCATCTTC gACATGTTCACGGCCGGCACGGACACGTCGTCGATCATCGTGGAGTGGGCAATGGCGGAGATGATCAACAACCCGTCTATCATGGCGCGCGCCCAGGAGGAGATGGACCATGTCATCGGCCGTGACCGCCGCATCGAGGAATCCGACATCGCCAACCTCCCCTACCTGCAGGCCATATGCAAAGAGGCCATGCGCCTCCACCCGTCCACGCCGCTCAGCCTGCCGCACTTCTCCTTCGAGGAGTGTGAGGTGGACGGTCACCACGTCCCCGCCAACACGCGGCTCCTCATCAACATCTGGGCAATCGGCCGCGACCCGGCGGCGTGGGAGGACCCCCTGGAGTTCCGGCCGGAGCGGTTCCTGTCCGGGCCGGCGGCCAATATCGATCCAATGGGGAACAACTTCGAGCTGATACCGTTCGGCGCCGGCAGAAGGATATGCGCCGGGAAGCTGGCTGGAATGGTGTTTGTGCAGTACTTCCTGGGAATGCTGGTGCACGCGTTCGAGTGGCGGCTGCCGGACGGCGAGGAAAAGGTGGACATGGCTGAGACCTTTGGGCTGGCGCTCCCCAAGGCCATCCCGCTCAAGGCCATCGTCACCCCGCGGCTCGTGCCGGCCGCCTACACATGA